The DNA window cctaaaaaaaatcaatgtcagttTAACTTGAACTATTTTTAGAATGTGTTCTCTGCTTTACAATGCCATCATACAGAACAAAGTCAAAGTGTGATACTAAATCAGTAGAGTACCTCTTGGAGTAAATGCTTACACTTATTTTCCTATCTTTCAGTAGAATATTGAGTAAAGTCAGTTCTATTTATGTgctttttgcaccttttttctaGTGGAGTAGAAAAGTGTGACAGTATGTACAGATGATTATGGTGTGCAATGAAAAGCAGAGTACAGGCAACACCTGGAGTAATGAAATGTTAGTTTAATTAAGGAAATAATACCTCagtcagtgtttcctctaggattttttttgcccttaaaGCCTAAATTTAGTGGCCtttcgcacattctaatgccactattaccatctattccatcttaatcactgcatattttaattaatgtttgtaaaggaaaataatgaTCTATGTTTCATtgaaggcatcatattttgacagtcttcttgtaaattatgtggtggacgCTGTTAACTcttccatgtgctcttattttgaaagctacttgtgtttgtttttattttgaagttgggtctaacacgttcttaccgtaacgcttaGTAAATCATGCACCCTGAAAACAAGTGGATGCTAACGGCTGGCAGTGTGCTTTGTTTTCTTCCAGTAACGTTAGCCAGCCATCAGCGCTAACGGCTCTAACAGGCAGTCAGTCCTCACTCAGAAACTGGAGTATTGCTAACAGGGAGCTTGCGCTGTTACGGTGTTTATGACATTGCCATTCGCTTGTTCCCACGGCCAGAAAGCGCTGTGGTCACCGCTACAGAATTGTAAAAAGTAAAGTTAAAGCAGACCCCTATTCTGAAGTAGCGGTGGGCATAATTTAAATGAATTTTGCGGAAACCCTGCCTCAATTATTTCTAGCTAGCTACCTTCTATAAATAATGGTTTCAAGTGATTTGTTTCGGGAAgtcagtggttcgatccctggccTCCACATGCTCTGTCAGTTCTTCTTGTGTTCaggtgtactgtatgtgtgagtaTTTATTGCTCCTGATTAGCAGGTGGAACTTTGCATGATGGCCTAGCACTTTGAGTGGCTGCAAACACTAGAAAAAATCTCTACAATTGCAGTTACCATTTTTACTATTAAGTCTTGGATCTGCTGCTAAACTCCCTGAGCACTGTGTGTTTATCACTGCTGTAGATGCATCCGAAGGAACGATCACATTTGTCATCTCTGCATTTGCAGGCAATCATCAACTGCACCGTTACACCCAGCATGACATTTACAAAGACGTCCCAGAAGTTTGGTCAGTGGGCGGACAGCAGGGCAAACACTGTGTATGGTCTGGGTTTTGCTACAGAGCAACAGCTACATCAGGTAAACAAAGTCAGTAGAGGTCAAACTAACACTGAGAAATACTTTAACAAGTTTTCTGTATTTATCAAAACTTCTCAATCATTGTAGGATAATGAGTGCTGCATTATTGATGCTTCATTACCTGAAGCAGTTTGTCCTCTTTTGAAAAGTTCTCAGACAAGTTCAAGGAGGTGAAAGATGCAGCTCGTCTGGCGCGAGAAAAGTCGCAGGATAAAGAACTGGCCAACACGGCGCTGAGCATCGCTGCTCCTCAGGTGAGAAAAGACACGTGAGCATGAAAGTAGAGCAGGGCTCTGCAGGTATCAGGCAGAAAGTGTAGATGTGAAAACACTGTCATGATCCACAGAAACACCCAGTGatgcatttttgacatttttaggaTCGAGGAGACACTGAGTCAAGGTTAGATAAATGCACCTCTGACACTTTGCAGTAGTTCACCTATTAGACAGCTGTTATTAAATCAAGTGAGGGATcgggaaagagaaaaaaggtaaaagaaaGATGAGCTGGGTCACTTCTCTCGGAGGAAAGTGAGGAAAACTAGGGCGATGGTAAAATTATCCCGTGCCACTCAGCGGTGCACTGCTTCCAGTGCGACCGAGATGCCTCTGACTCAAACAGTGTAATGATGAAAATGTAGTCAGCTCAGGGCTTTTCTGATCAATAGGGGATAATTACCCATCAGTTACATCTGCTTGGTCATGAGGAACATGCCCATTTCCTTTCAATTCTATGGCTGAACAGATTCCAAGTGATGTCTCTTGCTCCACGTTTTTATCGATTTAATGAAACTGTTGGAGGAGCTCCAGACAAATGCATCAATTAATGTGCTTGATTCTTGCTAAGTAGCGTTGAGCTGCATTACTGCTTTTGGCTGTGAtatttttggaaagataatgTATGGTGAGCTTTGTGATGACGtgtttctttgtctgttttttcccACCTGATTGATTTCCTCTGTAGTTCTCACAGGTGAGTCTGTTGTCGTTGTTTCTACCTGCTGTTATCGGCTTTTAGCTCTTAGTACCTTGTTAATACAGCTCACACCACCATGAGTCCATCATGCCcgtcatttgtgtgtgttttttaatttgaacaCATTTTTGGGCTTTGATGTGCATGAAATCTGACAGTAGTTTTCATTAAAGAAGCCGTCTCTCTGTTGgttttctgtgtgttctgtgtgtgttatCAGTAGAGTCCATTTACTGATGTGTTTCTCAGGACCTCTCGGATGATCTCCAGTCTCCACCAGTGATGTGCGTGAACGGACCCGAGGACAAGCTGTTCCGCAGCCAGAGTGCCGACATCACCCTGTCTTCTGAGAAGGAGCGCATTAaaaagatgctctctgaagggtAACTGagttatgcacacacacacacgctgcatcACAGTGAAAACTAAAGAGGCCACAAACacaaaagtgcttgttttgtgTACGTGTTAACATGGCTGGTTGACCCAATGTATCAGGGGCCCAATTGGTCTTTACCTACAAAATATCACTCAAAATGACATGCACCAACcaagaagagactcaaaatgatcacagagaaacaaaaagactacaaagagaccaaaaagcTAAAAACTCCTAGCTTCAGCTTTATGATAAAGGGACAAACAAAATAGTGGTTCAGTCTGCTGAAGAGAATGGGGTGGGAGAAAGAAAtaatgagagcatgattttttttctcatttttctcttGTAACTCTAGGGGaattcaagtcaattttaaACGACAGAGAAATAAGCTCAGTTGGATCTTCTGATTGCATTGTGTAATCACAAGATcaaactcttgtttttcttgtcgtgtgtgactgtattttatttgtgtcttgtgtgttttgcGTGACCCTTTTGCTTTTGTGCTGCCgtcttgaaaaaatattttaaatctcaatgagtttttacctggttaaatgaAGGATACTGATTGAGAATCAAGTcgaaattacgagaataaagtcaagtTTTTGTGTTCGgtaaagatattcacagattggttattcctgtgtcaataagtcatcttCAACAATCTAACATTGTTTTAGAGACACGGCACGTCTGTCCGAACtgttaggtagactgcaagttacaacctgattttcataaatgccataaaatgagcaatagccacaatatttaagggtgtagttgTACTAAATTCCacataaaaaaccccacataaatGAGCTATTGTTGGTAGACGGCCACTaacactattgttttgggagAATCtgcttttaggtcatttttgtgaatattttagacatatattagacgtattgaggaaaatcaggtttttttacttttttctcgacattTCGGCTTTTTTCCCTAAGtgcattattctttttttccctccttacCTGGCCCTCTTCTGTCATCTTCTGTTCTAGTGCTTAGCAAAAgtgaaaatatgtatttctcaaaatgtcaacCCTTGTAAGCCTTTAAAGATagacattacatttacattagtaCAGGCCATTCTGCCATGTCTCCAGTGTAATGgtattaaagtattttattccaggtatgaagaaaataatgtgttttttttatagagtaagtcagaataataattcattcattcattcattaccattaaccgttTATCCGCAATGATTCTTTCAAACATTATTGCAATTTAGATTAATTTGGTACATTTAGTTAATTACCTCTGAACATATTAATCGTGCTTGTGATGTTGTTGGCATTCAGTTTGAAAAATATAGGATTTTGTTATTctaacatcagctaaatgtcatGAGGTTGCTACAGATTTAATCTAATCAATACCATTGATTGCACTAGAGCAGGTAACCCATTACCTTTAACATCCCCCTTCAGCAGGGTTTACTCAGTATGAACATGGTTTTCATTTCGAGGGTTAATTACAGTTTGACGTCATCCGACTTGTCGAGCTGTCTAGAAAGTGGAGAGGCCATTGTTGAGGAGCTGACGCATACATAACATCAAATACAGCTTGTAAACATCTCTGCACTCAGTGGGTTAGAGCCACCCACAATGCTTTTATATCCTGCAGTCCAATTACTACAACAGAAAGCTGCTCCTTAATGGTTACCATGGTAAACTGTTGCCATGGGATAACCTCAAGTCTcatggatgtaaaatgacagaaCAAACGCCAAGGATCAAGGTTGAAGCGAGAATGTGACTGATCTCTGCAGATTGCACCAAAATCCCTTAAaattgttgacatttttttttattgtaattcatAGAATCAAATAGCCTGTAGATGCCCCTTTAAACTGAGGCATGAATTTACAAAAGGAGTGCAAGTCTTTTGTGGCTGCTAAACGTGCAAATAGGGCAAAAACAAACCATGTAATTCTCTAAGCACCTGCCAAGGAAACTGTATCTCAGTGCTCCAGTTCtatttgcacatttttgaaTGAGGTAGTATGCATACATTTGGTACAGAATCTGCCCCTTTCTATGCAAATCAACCTCATTGCAAAATAGTCCAAATCACAAACACCAGCgctaataataacacacacagtTAAAGTGAAGTTATTACCATCTTCAGAGAGCTGGTGGTAAATGACGCAAATTTTTaaggacaaataaaaaataataaaaggacAAATATATGGTCAACTGAGGCTCAAGGCAAATTGCACTCAGCTTCAAAACTTCATGGGAGTGTTTGCATCATAATTAGTGCAATATCTTAATTTCCCCCGAGTGTACACAATGAATGTACCAAATATTGGGACTGAATACGTTGTAAATGCAGTCGGAAATAAGACTTGGCTAAAAGCCATACAAATTATGACTTCATACATTCAGCATTTTCATCTGGAGTCAGTGTTGTCTGCTTTGATAATCAAACTTATTAGGGATGACATGTCAGCACTCTAATAACTAACTAATCCctattttccttaaaaaatagCCTTTCAGTGTCACATTCAGTCTTTTGATGGAGATACATTTTAGATAGTCAGCCCTCCACGATTAGAGGATACAGGGGGAACAGTTTGGTCTTGTTGTTTACACTCTGGGCATTTTAATGAGTGTATCTTTGCTTTGTTGTAAGACCTTTGAAATGACCTTCGCTCTGGGCAGTAGgtgtgctgctgcaggctgcagtcATTGTTGTAGCCTTTTTAACACTGTTCTAGTGGCACTGTTTGTGTTAACCGGGCGACAGTTTTTCATCATGCACCAAACTGTTGGCAGCAGTAAAATCTGGTTGTTACTACGCAGCCAGTTACTGTAGAGTGTTTTATACAACACTCAGTTTtagctttaaaaaatgtataataattctGTGCCATATAAGCCacattacagttacagttttgtgttttccaggTCGATCTGTGAGATCAACTTGGAAGCCGAGCTCTTCACTCTGCAGGACAGCAACACCAAGCTGGTGGCAGCTTTACACGAGGCTAATGCTAATGTGGAGCAGTGGAAGAAACAGCTGGCAGCGTATcaggaggagacagacagactcagAGATCAGGTGAGCCCCGACTGTGTTCAGGCTGACACTCGGGTACAGAGTGCACCTTGATAatgctttgtttgtgtgtgctatTAAAGCAAACAGTTATTAAAGCAAACAGTTAAAAACGCCTCAGTACCATGGGTGCCCGATCCTTCAGCTGCTCAGCACCCAGGCTCTGCAACTCCATCCCCCCACACACAAGACAGTTTGACACCATCACAACCTTCAAGTCACAActcaaaactcacctgttcAAACTGGCAAACACTCCATAACTGGACACTACtttactattatattattattattattagtagtagtagtagtagtattaaaaCTCCTTTTAGCCGCTTGAAAATTTTAATTCAAAAGCAAGGAGACCTGACACCAGTTGTATTAAGAGGTTCAgaagtaaaatatataacattccTATATTTTCGGGTACAGGACTGTGGAGATGAAGAGTGCCGCTGCCTTCACATCCTCCTCATACTCTCCTACTTCtatatttaaaagtaattaaatataTCTTGTCACATATTAAATTAGCTTTACTCTGAAAAAAACTACATGGACGTTTAATCTAGAGTGTCATTTTTAGAAACCCAGGAACCTAAAAGGTGCACATATCTTTTAAAATCCAGTATTGAACATGATAATAAAAGGATAATTTCTTTGGTGGACAAAGAAAAGGTTAAGAAAGAAGgattttcatacatttatatttgttgGGGTAGTCCATTTTACCATTGCTTTCTTATACAGTATAACCTGTCCTATAAATATGTTTGAGGCTACTTTAGTAACTGAGATgtttggttgatattaaattGATTAGGTGACTGTGAGTATTCCCATGGTCCAAATCTGTGTCCGGCCAAAATTGTCCCTAAATGTGTTTTGGCCTTGTGGTTgactggtgacctgtccaggcaGTATCCTACCCTTATCCTGTTCATGCTGAACAGGATAAGCGGTTTATATGAATGGATGGATTAACTGTTACATGAAAAGCTTTTTTGGAAAGTTGACATCAGACAGCTACATATCTCTGTGTATTATAGAGACAGTCTTTACAGTGTTCCTGGTAGCAGAGGTGAGTGCAGACACAGATCTGTTAAAAGATGAAACACCACTGGTCAAAGATAAATAGCCTTAATGCACACGAGTCAAACACTGAAAAGAAGCGattaattttttcacaaatatgattttgatttgcagcaattatgaaaacaagataatcaagataaaataattgtgtcatAATAATTCTcttattttgtcttgtgttataaACCGCATGCACCTCTTTCTTTCACACcagtgtgctttttttttttttacataagataacataacatatcatatttgatcatgttttggtcttatttgcttttatgtattatttttatatgttgaGTAGATTTCAGTACTTTTTTGGACATGCACtaattttatctcataattggCTGTATTTATTTTGATCTAAACAAATACGCGATGATCAGGATTACAAACTGGACATACAGAGTTACAATAGATGAGAGTCTCAAAAGTCATGACAGTAATTTTTTAACATGCTCTGCTGCTTTTTTCCACatcagaatagaatagaatcttGAATGTCATTATACCAGCAGTACAAAGAGATTCATATGTGCAACTACTAAAAACAGTGCAGCACAAGCAATCACAACACAATTACTTccacatgaaaataatatacatacagtatactaaaactaaaaacttaaaacatcaacaagttGAAGCCTCGGATATCAACATCATCAACAGGGAGCACAGTAGCAGCATCAGAGAAACAGATTTAAATGTTGGACTTttcataaatatattagaaGTATGCATTATGTTTCCAAAACGTTAAGCAATCGTGATCTCagtattgaccaaaataattgtGCTTATGATTTCTGCCATAATGGAGCAGCCCAAATGAAAGGAGTAGTTGTTCTgtcttgtgttttcatgtgcagCCAAGTCCTTGTTCGTTTTGTAGTAACCTGCCGGGCAGAAGCTGCAGGCTAAGGTCACACCTAATTATCAATGCTGGAGCTGTGAagctctgtagcagcagcacacactCAGATTAATACTGAAGCAAAGCTCTGCTCAAACAAGAGCAAGGTAAGGCTGCTGGGACTCTGTTGCCTTCAGTAATAACAGAGTGACACATCTTTCTCTGCTGAGTGAGGTCATGCTGGTTTAGATTGGCTCCTCACTTAATTTCCTTGGTTTGGAAGCACTTAATCAGCAAAAAAATTTAAAGTAAGGCTGGTAGCACACTTCATCATTGTTTGACATAACTTGTGCTGCAGGCGTTTTCCTTCTAACGTTTTAATCAAGGTGCTCTGTGTCGGTTGAACCGGTTCACCATGCACCCATCATTGTCACATTCCACCACAAGGGAGTTGGACATAAACCGCCAGAGTCTCAGGAGAGTTTTACACTTGAATTACCTCTCAGGTTCCAGTGAATGCAGATGCCTCTGCCCTCCCTATCCTCACTCatcaataaaaagtattttcacaCTTGCTGGTAGCTGATTCCTCTGGGAACGACCTCACCTCAGGCTGACAATTACAAACCTCTCTGATTCGATACTTTAATACCTTGATCCCTATCCATTATAGCCCGGCTTCACAGTATCGATCACTGCTCTTTAATTTTACACCTCTCGTACGGTATTtcagtaaaaactgtttttatgcCGTTTTGGTCCACATTAACAAATGATTTCATACAAGTGAGAACCCTGTCTCCGTCTCCTTTGGACCGAGCTCGCTCCTTCTACTGAGGAAGGGGACCAGGTGGCTGAAAATGGTTCACGTCTCTGGGGTGGTGTGAGAGGGAGACGGGTTTGTAGGACAGCAATATCCTACTTTCAATGCcccagttaggaaaaaatgaaaaatcaccaGAGGGAGCTGGCATCCACTTGGTTctctatctctttttttttcttcccctagTCTCAACCACACATGGTTTTAAAATAATCCAGCCTGTCTTTGTAAAGATGTGGGGGCATTTTTAGAGgttgttctgtatttttttcatttattttttattcacgaGCCCCAGATGACAAAGCAGTGAGGATTTAACGCCTGTTTACCTGATAATAGTGACATAACTTGCCCATCCACCTGTTGACGAGTTCAAGTTGTGACATGTTTTGACTTGATAAAGTCAGATCGAACTGAAGGTGTGTGAGGCTGAGAAGTGTATTCACCAAGAAACCAAAGCCTGTGTTGAATGgtcatcttttgtcttttttttatgttgtgtgtCTACACTAAGATCACTCATACTGTCTGAAAGAGGCTTTGAAATGTACAGAAATACAGCATTTTAACTTATAATATTGCTGCATTGCTATAGTAATGCTcaacaataaaagcattaagTAGGAAAATATGAGCAAATGCTGGGTCtcccattacattacattacattacattacatgtaatttagctgacgcttttgtccaaagcgacttacaataagtgcattcaacctgatggtactagacatagaccacaggaatcaagtaagtacataactttaagagctaactgtcatcgctaaaggagtgctatatgtcaaagaagaaaagaagagaaaagaataagagctttttttttttttttttttaatatatctgttaggtgaccatgacttaaccgaggtattgttggaagagataggtcttcagcttgcggtggaagatgtacaggctgtctgaggtcctgatgtcggtagggagctcgttccaccatttgggagccaagacagagaaaagtctggaagtggttttgaggcgagttgacccatgcagggtgggagtcgccagctgtttggctgatgcagagcgtagaggacgggcaggggtgtagagtttggcaaggtcctggatgtaagtaggacctgaaccgttagcagcagagtacgccagagctagagtcttgaaacgtatccgcgcagccaccggtagccagtggagggagcgaaGGAGGGGTGTCCCCACATTTTAATCCTAATATTTAagttgtttgtgtgaatgtgtgttgtaAGGTGGCTGAATTAGAGGCCCATGGAGGCCACGGCCCTAGTGACATGCTGAAGGATGAGCTGACCCAGTccctggaggagctggaggcccTGCTGAAGGCCAAAGATGAGGTTGGTTtttacactaccagtcaaagaAATTGGACAGATCctctcattcaatggttttttctttatttcgaTTATTTTCCAAATTGTAGGTCATTACTGAAGACATCAGAACTATGAAACatcacatatggaattatgtagtaaaaagTATCCCCCTTTTGCTTTGACGACAGCTTTGCtcacttctgttattctctcagtcagattcatgaACTAGTCACCTGGAATGGTTTCCAATCAACAGGTGTGCCTTGGaaagagttaatttgtggaatttcttgctttcttaatgtgtttgagaccatcaaaggaaaaggtggctactttgaagaatccaacatataaaacatattcttgtttgtttaacacttctgcatactacataattccatatatGTTCCATCATAGCGTTGATGTGTCtgataaaaatctaaaatgtaaaaaaaaaataaaaaataaagaaaaaccattgaatgagaatgtgtgtccaaacttttgactggtacagTATATTAACATTTGCTGTGGTCAGAGGTGGGAGCTGCAATGTTCGTTATGGCTGTTGAGGAAAGATTAAATTGTACCTTTTAAATCTTTTCCAGGAAATCCACATTTTGCAAAACAAGAAAGTAGACTACCATGAGATGGAACACGACCGGGACGAGGCCATGCACAGATTACGGGTAGGAGTAGGATTACTATCAcgatagtcaagtcaagtcaaagtttttttatagagcacatttaaaaaccaacctcagttgaccaaagagctgtacagttattaaaatacaataaaatcatacacaaatataataataaatgaaagaaacaatgaaaataataaaaaaaaaattataaaaaaactaaatttaagaacagttaaagttaaaaggaaataaaagagtaaaaagtaaagatttttgcctagctgggactgaatgccaaggagaataaataggctTTTAGTAATGTTTTACTACAGGGtctgttttaataaataatgttgAGTAATA is part of the Centropristis striata isolate RG_2023a ecotype Rhode Island chromosome 11, C.striata_1.0, whole genome shotgun sequence genome and encodes:
- the LOC131980183 gene encoding homer protein homolog 3-like translates to MFPHHREREQPIFSARAHVFQIDPTTKRNWIPASKHAVTVSFFYDANRNVYRIISVGGTKAIINCTVTPSMTFTKTSQKFGQWADSRANTVYGLGFATEQQLHQFSDKFKEVKDAARLAREKSQDKELANTALSIAAPQDLSDDLQSPPVMCVNGPEDKLFRSQSADITLSSEKERIKKMLSEGSICEINLEAELFTLQDSNTKLVAALHEANANVEQWKKQLAAYQEETDRLRDQVAELEAHGGHGPSDMLKDELTQSLEELEALLKAKDEEIHILQNKKVDYHEMEHDRDEAMHRLREMEMRNSELERRIQNTEQNLGNSLEDRDRMDSEIQRAIEILDIKIFDLNDLRQSLVKLIDK